The Chitinophagales bacterium genome has a window encoding:
- a CDS encoding peptidylprolyl isomerase, with product MTRYSPGIRIDFLKASLLLLALCTAGTVLAQPLDKIVAVVGKTRIVLKSDIDMQVESMRTQGGELSDQPECDVMEQMLLQKILVEQAERDSVMVSDEEVEASLENRIRYFIMQYGSKEKVEELSGKTIYQLKDENREVTKEMMLSERMQGTILDAVKVTPVEVQKFYATIPKDSLPFFPATVEMGQIVIDPPVSPELDTYARKKIEDIRRKIVEEGADFETQAGIYSDDPGSRNEGGLMKGISRKGGQLVTEFAVAAFKLQNGEISPVIRTRFGYHIIQMVSRKGDEADVRHILVKPELTSIDFNKALAKLDSVRTELVEGKITFEQAVGKYSTDEMANRTGGMIADQQGGTILEVEDLDPTLALMLDTLKPGMYSKPMVYTNMRGERSCRIVYMKSLSDPHKANLKDDYSRIQFAALQKKKGQRMQEWVRDKAPTYFIKLDPEYKQCPNLQAYIESSAKK from the coding sequence ATGACGAGATATAGCCCGGGAATACGAATTGACTTTTTAAAGGCATCATTGCTGTTGCTGGCATTGTGCACAGCAGGTACGGTATTGGCGCAACCTTTAGATAAAATTGTGGCTGTAGTTGGCAAAACCCGTATCGTACTCAAGTCTGACATTGACATGCAGGTAGAGTCGATGCGCACGCAAGGCGGCGAGTTGAGCGATCAGCCGGAGTGTGATGTAATGGAACAGATGTTGCTGCAGAAGATACTGGTAGAGCAGGCTGAAAGGGATAGTGTCATGGTGAGTGATGAAGAGGTGGAGGCCTCGCTCGAGAACAGGATACGTTATTTCATCATGCAGTACGGCTCTAAAGAGAAGGTGGAAGAGCTTTCCGGCAAAACGATATACCAGCTGAAAGATGAGAACCGCGAAGTGACCAAAGAGATGATGCTGTCTGAAAGGATGCAGGGTACCATACTGGACGCTGTAAAGGTAACTCCTGTTGAGGTGCAGAAGTTCTATGCCACTATCCCTAAAGATAGTCTGCCATTTTTCCCTGCAACCGTTGAAATGGGGCAGATAGTCATAGACCCGCCAGTAAGTCCGGAGTTGGACACTTATGCAAGGAAAAAGATAGAAGACATCAGGCGCAAGATAGTAGAAGAAGGTGCTGATTTTGAAACACAGGCCGGTATATACAGCGACGACCCGGGTTCCCGTAACGAAGGCGGACTGATGAAAGGCATCAGCCGTAAAGGCGGCCAACTGGTTACTGAATTTGCGGTTGCGGCTTTCAAATTACAGAATGGTGAGATATCTCCTGTGATACGCACACGCTTTGGTTACCATATCATACAGATGGTAAGCCGCAAAGGTGACGAGGCCGATGTGCGCCATATTCTTGTGAAACCTGAACTTACCAGTATCGACTTTAATAAAGCGCTGGCTAAGCTGGATAGTGTGCGTACAGAACTGGTAGAGGGTAAAATTACTTTTGAGCAGGCAGTAGGTAAATATTCAACAGACGAGATGGCCAACCGTACAGGAGGTATGATAGCCGACCAGCAGGGTGGTACGATATTAGAGGTGGAAGACCTGGACCCGACACTGGCGCTGATGCTGGATACGCTGAAACCCGGAATGTACTCTAAACCAATGGTATATACCAATATGCGTGGAGAACGCTCTTGTCGCATTGTATATATGAAAAGCCTCTCAGATCCGCATAAGGCCAATCTGAAAGACGACTACAGCCGTATACAGTTTGCCGCATTGCAAAAGAAAAAAGGCCAGCGTATGCAGGAGTGGGTAAGGGATAAAGCACCTACTTACTTTATCAAGCTGGATCCTGAATATAAGCAATGCCCCAACTTGCAGGCATATATAGAAAGCTCTGCGAAGAAATAA